In Myxococcus stipitatus, a single window of DNA contains:
- a CDS encoding PTS sugar transporter subunit IIA, with the protein MLRWTEFLELEAINPSLEARNRTELLHELAGLMSADAMVPRQELAVHLLAREQLGSTAMEGGVAVPHCRHARVPRIVTCVGIHRGGLAFGEPEDGLVRVFVGLVSPPDPAGLHLNVLSRIATLLRQSRVREALLAAPSAKALRALLVQAESALAPPWPEAALAR; encoded by the coding sequence ATGTTGAGGTGGACGGAGTTCCTGGAACTGGAGGCCATCAACCCCTCGCTCGAGGCGAGGAACCGGACGGAGCTCCTGCACGAGCTGGCCGGGTTGATGTCCGCGGACGCGATGGTGCCGAGGCAGGAGCTGGCCGTGCACCTGCTCGCCAGGGAACAGCTCGGCTCGACGGCCATGGAGGGCGGCGTCGCCGTGCCGCACTGCCGCCACGCCCGCGTGCCACGCATCGTCACCTGCGTGGGCATCCACCGGGGCGGGTTGGCGTTCGGCGAACCGGAGGACGGCCTGGTCCGCGTCTTCGTGGGGCTCGTCTCGCCTCCCGACCCCGCAGGCCTGCACCTCAACGTCCTGTCCCGCATCGCGACCCTGCTGCGCCAGAGCCGCGTCCGCGAAGCCCTGCTGGCCGCGCCCTCCGCCAAGGCCCTCCGCGCGCTGCTCGTCCAGGCCGAGTCCGCGCTCGCCCCGCCCTGGCCGGAGGCCGCCCTCGCACGCTGA
- a CDS encoding PTS sugar transporter subunit IIA, whose amino-acid sequence MLKWTDFLEVENVRLSLSSSDRVGVVRELAGVMAARAHVSPKDLAMHLLAREQLGSTATEGGVAVPHCRLVGVPRIVTCVGIHREGVDFGEAGGVRSRIFVGVVSPPDTAGLHLNVLARIGALLRNNRLCEALRTAPSASALRALLVCVEDVHVSQRMEMVATR is encoded by the coding sequence ATGTTGAAGTGGACCGATTTCCTGGAGGTGGAGAACGTCCGGTTATCGCTGTCGTCGAGCGACCGGGTCGGCGTGGTGCGCGAGCTGGCGGGGGTGATGGCGGCGCGGGCGCACGTCTCACCCAAGGACCTGGCGATGCACCTGCTGGCGCGCGAGCAGCTCGGGTCCACGGCCACCGAGGGTGGGGTGGCGGTGCCTCACTGCCGGCTGGTGGGCGTGCCCCGCATCGTCACCTGCGTGGGCATCCATCGCGAGGGGGTGGACTTCGGGGAGGCTGGCGGCGTGAGGTCCCGCATCTTCGTGGGCGTGGTGTCGCCGCCGGACACCGCGGGGTTGCACCTCAACGTGCTGGCGCGCATCGGCGCGCTGCTGCGCAACAACCGGCTGTGCGAGGCCCTGCGGACCGCGCCCTCCGCCTCCGCGCTGCGCGCGCTGCTCGTCTGCGTCGAGGACGTGCACGTGTCCCAGCGCATGGAGATGGTGGCGACACGCTGA
- a CDS encoding saccharopine dehydrogenase family protein codes for MTTQSPAPRWLLYGASGYTGRLIAEEAVRRGHRPVLSGRSREKLSPVADALGLEVRLASLDDPRSLAAALEGLPLVMHSAGPFVQTSEPMIRACLAAGAHYLDITGEIPVFENTFGHDAEARARQVTLMSGVGFDVVPTDCLARYVAEQVPGATQLDIAIAAVSQASAGTAKSALLQLPEGGRVRRDGVLHSYPMGHGARRQRFSDRERTVMPIPWGDLATAWRTTHIPNITTYAAFPASSARALRWSYPVLRSALRVGLIRETLMKVVEARVKGPDAARRNAGRSYVWAQARAPDGRQAQAWLETPEGYLFTALAAVRAVEALLAQPRAGALTPAGAFGADFVLGIEGCRRLDSLE; via the coding sequence GTGACGACCCAGAGCCCCGCTCCCCGTTGGTTGCTGTATGGCGCCTCCGGCTATACGGGCCGCCTCATCGCCGAGGAGGCCGTACGTCGAGGCCACCGTCCGGTGCTGTCCGGCCGCTCGCGCGAGAAGCTTTCGCCCGTGGCCGACGCGCTGGGGCTGGAGGTGCGCCTCGCCTCGCTGGACGACCCGCGTTCGCTCGCCGCCGCGCTGGAGGGGCTGCCCCTGGTGATGCACTCCGCCGGGCCCTTCGTCCAGACCAGCGAGCCCATGATTCGGGCCTGCCTGGCGGCGGGGGCGCACTACCTGGACATCACCGGTGAGATTCCCGTCTTCGAGAACACCTTCGGCCACGACGCGGAGGCCCGCGCGCGCCAGGTGACGCTGATGTCCGGCGTGGGCTTCGACGTGGTGCCCACCGACTGCCTCGCCCGCTACGTCGCCGAACAGGTGCCCGGCGCCACGCAGCTGGACATCGCCATCGCCGCCGTCTCCCAGGCCAGCGCCGGCACCGCCAAGTCCGCGCTGCTCCAGCTCCCCGAGGGCGGCCGGGTGCGCCGCGACGGCGTGCTCCACTCCTACCCCATGGGCCACGGCGCGCGCCGCCAGCGCTTCTCCGACCGCGAGCGCACGGTGATGCCCATCCCCTGGGGAGACCTGGCCACCGCGTGGCGCACCACCCACATCCCCAACATCACCACCTACGCGGCGTTCCCCGCGTCCTCGGCGCGCGCCCTGCGCTGGTCCTACCCCGTGCTCCGGAGCGCCCTGCGCGTGGGCCTCATCCGGGAAACGCTCATGAAGGTCGTGGAGGCGAGGGTGAAGGGGCCGGACGCGGCACGTCGCAACGCGGGCCGCTCCTACGTCTGGGCCCAGGCCCGCGCCCCGGACGGCCGCCAGGCCCAGGCGTGGCTGGAGACGCCAGAGGGCTATCTCTTCACCGCCCTCGCCGCGGTGCGCGCCGTGGAGGCCCTGCTCGCCCAGCCCCGGGCCGGCGCCCTCACCCCCGCCGGGGCCTTCGGCGCCGACTTCGTCCTGGGCATCGAGGGCTGCCGACGGCTCGACTCGCTGGAATGA
- a CDS encoding methyl-accepting chemotaxis protein — translation MRLKLKLKQKVMLSPAVAAAFLVVIFVVVLAGGPSSLVGGLVVACLGAMVALAYWLHHELAVPLARLAGVAQRIAEDGDLSHPIEVSSQDEVGDVARGMRVMVDRVREVPATLEAVLAEMAESTERLTKASQDQVNFLTDQSRTLTEASTTIAEISQTSNMAASRAEMVLKVAAQADQFSASGQASIEQSAEGLQQIRQRVSALVSSIATLSDQAVHAGEIISTVKDLADQSNVLALNAAIEAARAGEEGRGFAVVAREMRALSGQSLQSTQRIGKILLEINQAIRQTTAIAEGDSEKMEQNIEEVLASATTLKEITTVVQESSQAARQIVASVTQQNAGITQMTDVITQLSAMMADVVTATMTSEESVVRINTTLGRLKTLATTFRG, via the coding sequence GTGCGTTTGAAGCTGAAGCTGAAGCAGAAGGTGATGCTGTCTCCAGCGGTGGCGGCGGCGTTCCTGGTGGTCATCTTCGTGGTGGTGCTGGCGGGTGGGCCCTCCTCGTTGGTGGGGGGGCTGGTCGTCGCGTGCCTGGGAGCGATGGTGGCGCTGGCGTACTGGCTGCACCACGAGCTGGCCGTGCCGCTGGCGAGGTTGGCGGGGGTGGCGCAGCGCATCGCCGAGGACGGCGACCTGTCGCACCCCATCGAGGTGAGCTCGCAGGACGAGGTGGGGGACGTGGCGCGGGGCATGCGGGTGATGGTGGACCGCGTGCGCGAGGTGCCGGCGACGTTGGAGGCGGTGCTGGCGGAGATGGCCGAGTCGACCGAGCGGTTGACGAAGGCGAGCCAGGACCAGGTGAACTTCCTGACGGACCAGTCGCGCACGCTGACGGAGGCGAGCACGACCATCGCGGAGATCTCCCAGACGTCCAACATGGCGGCCAGCCGCGCGGAGATGGTGCTCAAGGTGGCGGCGCAGGCGGACCAGTTCAGCGCGTCCGGACAGGCGTCCATCGAGCAGAGCGCGGAGGGCTTGCAGCAGATCCGCCAGCGGGTGAGCGCGCTGGTGAGCAGCATCGCGACCCTGAGCGACCAGGCGGTGCACGCGGGCGAAATCATCAGCACGGTGAAGGACCTGGCGGACCAGTCCAACGTGCTGGCGCTCAACGCGGCCATCGAGGCGGCGCGCGCGGGCGAGGAGGGCCGGGGCTTCGCGGTGGTGGCGCGGGAGATGCGCGCGCTCAGCGGTCAGTCGCTCCAGAGCACGCAGCGCATCGGGAAGATCCTCCTCGAGATCAACCAGGCCATCCGCCAGACGACGGCCATCGCGGAGGGTGACAGCGAGAAGATGGAGCAGAACATCGAGGAGGTGCTGGCCTCCGCGACGACGCTGAAGGAAATCACCACGGTGGTGCAGGAGAGCAGCCAGGCCGCCCGGCAGATCGTCGCCTCCGTCACGCAGCAGAACGCCGGCATCACCCAGATGACGGACGTCATCACCCAGCTGTCCGCGATGATGGCGGACGTGGTGACCGCCACCATGACGTCGGAGGAGTCGGTGGTGCGCATCAACACCACGCTCGGCCGGCTCAAGACGCTGGCCACGACGTTCCGCGGGTAG
- a CDS encoding formate--tetrahydrofolate ligase — protein MKLRPIAEVGAELGLAPEDVLPWGTNRAKVSLDALGKRAGHQGRLVLVSAINPTPPGEGKTTMSVALAMGLRRRGRRVVAALREPSLGPVFGVKGGGTGGGQASLEPAADINLHFTGDLHAITSANNLLAALVDNAVYYGHPVALDSTRVRWRRAMDMNDRFLRNVIVGLGGKANGVPREGAFDITAASEVMAILALAENLKDLETRLGRVVVGHSREGQPVRARDVDAAAAMVALLKDALMPNLVQTREGGPALVHAGPFGNIAHGCSSVVGTRMGLAYADEVVTEAGFGFDLGAEKFLDIKCRGAGVWPRGVVLVVTLRALKYHGGAPLQKVAEPDAAALARGFDHLDKHLESVRAFGLPAVLCVNRFPQDTREELDALEAFGRQRGVETAVCEGFTRGGEGSLELADKVLAMLDATDAAPPTPRFLYELKQSPEDKVRAIARTVYGADDVVFTANARKDLEAVRELGGAELPVCMAKTHLSLSDDPTKQGRPRGFTLTVREVRLSAGAGFMVALTGELLTMPGLPREPASRRIVVHDDGRITGLMQGE, from the coding sequence ATGAAGCTGAGACCCATCGCCGAAGTGGGCGCCGAGCTGGGCCTGGCCCCCGAGGACGTGCTCCCGTGGGGGACGAACCGCGCCAAGGTGTCGCTGGACGCGCTGGGCAAGCGCGCCGGCCATCAGGGCCGCCTCGTCCTCGTGTCCGCCATCAACCCCACGCCTCCCGGCGAAGGGAAGACGACCATGTCCGTGGCGCTCGCCATGGGCCTGAGGCGTCGTGGCCGGCGCGTGGTGGCCGCGCTGCGGGAGCCCTCGCTCGGCCCCGTCTTCGGAGTGAAAGGCGGAGGCACGGGCGGCGGGCAGGCCAGCCTGGAGCCGGCCGCGGACATCAACCTGCACTTCACCGGCGACCTGCACGCCATCACCAGCGCCAACAACCTGCTCGCCGCGCTGGTGGACAACGCCGTGTACTACGGCCACCCGGTGGCGCTCGACTCCACGCGCGTGCGGTGGCGCCGCGCCATGGACATGAACGACCGGTTCCTGCGCAACGTCATCGTCGGCCTGGGCGGCAAGGCCAACGGCGTCCCTCGCGAGGGCGCCTTCGACATCACCGCCGCCAGCGAGGTGATGGCCATCCTCGCCCTGGCGGAGAACCTCAAGGACCTGGAGACCCGGCTGGGCCGCGTCGTCGTGGGCCACTCTCGGGAGGGACAGCCGGTGCGCGCCCGGGACGTGGACGCGGCGGCGGCCATGGTGGCGCTGCTCAAGGACGCCCTCATGCCCAACCTCGTGCAGACGCGCGAGGGCGGACCCGCGTTGGTGCACGCGGGGCCCTTCGGCAACATCGCGCACGGGTGCAGCTCCGTGGTGGGCACGCGCATGGGCCTGGCCTACGCGGACGAGGTCGTCACGGAGGCCGGCTTCGGCTTCGACCTGGGCGCGGAGAAGTTCCTCGACATCAAGTGCCGGGGCGCGGGCGTGTGGCCCCGGGGCGTGGTGCTGGTGGTGACGCTGCGCGCGCTGAAGTACCACGGCGGCGCGCCGCTGCAGAAGGTGGCCGAGCCGGACGCGGCCGCGCTGGCGCGGGGCTTCGACCACCTGGACAAGCACCTGGAGTCGGTGCGCGCCTTCGGCCTGCCCGCCGTGTTGTGCGTCAACCGCTTCCCCCAGGACACACGGGAGGAGCTGGACGCGCTGGAGGCGTTCGGCCGCCAGCGCGGCGTGGAGACGGCGGTGTGCGAGGGCTTCACGCGCGGCGGCGAGGGCTCGCTGGAGCTGGCGGACAAGGTGCTGGCGATGCTCGACGCGACGGACGCCGCGCCGCCCACGCCCCGCTTCCTCTACGAGCTGAAGCAGTCGCCCGAGGACAAGGTGCGGGCCATCGCGCGCACCGTGTACGGCGCGGACGACGTCGTCTTCACGGCGAACGCGCGCAAGGACCTGGAGGCCGTGCGCGAGCTGGGCGGCGCGGAGCTGCCGGTGTGCATGGCGAAGACGCACCTGTCGCTGTCCGACGACCCGACGAAGCAGGGCCGGCCGCGCGGCTTCACGCTCACCGTGCGCGAGGTGCGGCTGTCCGCGGGCGCGGGCTTCATGGTGGCCCTCACCGGCGAACTGCTCACCATGCCCGGCCTGCCCCGGGAGCCCGCGTCGCGGCGCATCGTCGTCCACGACGACGGCCGCATCACCGGACTCATGCAAGGCGAGTGA
- a CDS encoding sulfite exporter TauE/SafE family protein yields the protein MMLYAGLAGALVVGIMLGLLGGGGSILTVPLLVYVMGVEPRTAIAMSLVVVGVTSTSGALFHARAGRVRWRTAFVFGAGGMAGAFLGGRLNPLLSPTLLLLLFAGVMVAASVAMLRRADPPRRHAALPDAPPEPAPVDGAGLPLGRILAQGVAVGALSGLVGAGGGFLIVPALALVGLPMPMATATSLVVIALQCAAGLVGQLGHVSLPWPLTAEVLGVALVGSLLGGKLAGRVAPGALRKAFAVFVLTTACFLLLAQLPVEPRARLARMLTGAGAWPWVALVTGLALPLLWWRLRMGRDRVE from the coding sequence ATGATGTTGTACGCGGGGCTCGCCGGAGCGCTGGTCGTGGGCATCATGCTGGGGTTGCTGGGAGGCGGCGGCTCCATCCTCACGGTGCCGCTGCTGGTGTACGTGATGGGCGTGGAGCCCCGCACCGCCATCGCCATGTCGCTGGTCGTGGTGGGCGTCACCAGCACCAGCGGCGCGCTGTTCCACGCCCGGGCCGGGCGGGTGCGCTGGCGCACGGCGTTCGTCTTCGGCGCGGGAGGGATGGCGGGCGCGTTCCTCGGCGGCAGGCTCAACCCGCTGCTGTCCCCCACCCTGCTGCTGCTGCTCTTCGCGGGCGTCATGGTCGCCGCCTCGGTGGCGATGCTGCGCCGCGCGGACCCACCCCGTCGCCACGCCGCGCTCCCGGACGCCCCGCCCGAACCCGCCCCGGTGGACGGCGCGGGCCTCCCGCTGGGGCGCATCCTCGCGCAGGGGGTGGCGGTGGGCGCGCTCTCCGGGCTGGTGGGCGCGGGCGGAGGGTTCCTCATCGTCCCCGCGCTCGCGCTGGTGGGCCTGCCCATGCCCATGGCCACCGCGACGTCGCTCGTCGTCATCGCCCTCCAGTGCGCGGCGGGGCTGGTCGGTCAGCTGGGGCACGTCTCGTTGCCCTGGCCGCTGACGGCCGAGGTGCTCGGCGTGGCGCTCGTGGGGAGCCTCCTGGGTGGCAAGCTCGCGGGGCGCGTGGCGCCGGGGGCGCTGCGCAAGGCCTTCGCGGTGTTCGTGCTCACCACGGCGTGCTTCCTGCTCCTCGCGCAGCTTCCGGTGGAGCCGCGCGCGCGGCTGGCGCGCATGCTCACCGGCGCGGGCGCGTGGCCGTGGGTCGCGCTGGTCACGGGGCTCGCGCTCCCGCTCCTGTGGTGGCGGCTGCGCATGGGGCGCGACCGCGTGGAGTGA
- a CDS encoding rhodanese-like domain-containing protein — protein sequence MSHLFDNADPQPAGYRDVDAHPLAAERPAGLALVDVREPAELDGILGHIEGVRPVPLAHVKSSAALWPREQEVVLICRSGARSGKAAAQLVELGFTRVMNLRGGMLAWNTASLPVVRLSSNTLPTLTDVRDVLARALHGLVPSDAVPLPAEPSREALTRVLDGLQRSPPPGVSQPAELERVLREVRDLLAVAKPGNGGR from the coding sequence GTGAGTCACCTCTTCGACAACGCCGACCCGCAACCCGCCGGCTATCGCGACGTGGACGCGCACCCGCTCGCGGCCGAGCGCCCGGCCGGGCTCGCCCTGGTCGACGTGCGGGAGCCCGCCGAGCTGGATGGCATCCTCGGCCACATCGAGGGTGTGCGACCGGTTCCCCTCGCCCACGTGAAGTCGAGCGCCGCGCTGTGGCCCCGAGAGCAGGAGGTGGTGCTCATCTGCCGGTCAGGCGCGCGCTCCGGGAAGGCGGCGGCGCAGCTGGTGGAGCTGGGCTTCACCCGCGTGATGAACCTGCGCGGCGGCATGCTGGCGTGGAACACCGCGTCGCTGCCCGTGGTGCGGCTGTCCTCGAACACGCTGCCCACGCTGACGGACGTCCGCGACGTGCTCGCGCGAGCCCTCCACGGCCTCGTGCCATCCGACGCCGTCCCCCTGCCCGCCGAGCCCTCCCGCGAGGCCCTCACGCGAGTGCTGGACGGACTCCAGCGCTCGCCGCCCCCGGGCGTCTCCCAGCCCGCCGAGCTGGAGCGGGTGCTCCGCGAGGTGAGGGACCTGCTCGCCGTCGCGAAGCCCGGGAACGGCGGGCGATGA
- a CDS encoding MBL fold metallo-hydrolase, which produces MLFRQLFDAESSTYTYLLADLATRQAVLIDPVLEQVERDLQLITELGLTLAVVLETHVHADHVTGAGRLRERTGAKVMASSRGAPCVDRHLNDGDVVRVGELELRVLGTPGHTDDSLSFLCDGRLFSGDALLIRSTGRTDFQNGNPGQLYDSITQQLFTLPDATEVYPGHDYTGHLQSTVGEEKHHNPRLAGKTRDDFITFMRARNIPPPRKLDVAVPANRACGLDADAASGH; this is translated from the coding sequence ATGCTCTTCCGACAGCTCTTCGATGCCGAGTCCTCGACCTACACGTACCTCCTGGCGGATCTGGCCACGCGGCAGGCCGTGCTCATCGACCCGGTGCTCGAACAGGTGGAGCGAGACCTCCAGCTCATCACCGAGCTGGGCCTGACGCTGGCGGTGGTGCTGGAGACCCACGTCCACGCCGACCACGTCACGGGCGCGGGCCGGCTGCGCGAGCGGACGGGCGCGAAGGTGATGGCGTCGAGCCGGGGTGCCCCCTGCGTGGACCGTCACCTGAACGACGGTGACGTGGTGCGCGTGGGCGAGCTGGAGCTGCGCGTCCTGGGGACGCCGGGCCACACGGACGACAGCCTCTCCTTCCTGTGCGACGGGCGGCTCTTCTCGGGGGACGCGCTGCTCATCCGGAGCACGGGCCGCACGGACTTCCAGAACGGCAACCCGGGCCAGCTCTACGACTCCATCACCCAGCAGCTCTTCACGCTGCCGGACGCGACGGAGGTGTACCCGGGCCACGACTACACCGGGCACCTCCAGTCCACCGTGGGAGAAGAGAAGCACCACAACCCCCGACTGGCGGGCAAGACGCGCGACGACTTCATCACCTTCATGCGCGCGCGGAACATCCCCCCGCCGCGCAAGCTGGACGTGGCGGTGCCCGCCAATCGCGCCTGCGGCCTGGACGCCGACGCGGCCTCCGGACACTGA
- a CDS encoding sigma-54 interaction domain-containing protein: MASSRAASPARLTLSALDTLTGAVLLVDTGRKVLAATPALEALLGGPVTEGTPLSELLVFPPGGERQDPLLTDGRDTVVRLRARAQDATQNLRVRAVALTQAGRTLGWALLVSREATADAEGAEVFHGLWTRDARLRRVFRIVEKVARTESSVLVRGESGTGKEHIAHALHALSPRGKGPFRAINCAALPPSLLESELFGHVRGAFTGAVRDSPGHFRLAHGGSLFLDEVAELPLDLQAKMLRVLETRTVIPVGGRAPVPVDVRIIAATHRALRREVEAGRFRADLMYRLRVVPIFLPTLRERRGDILPLARRFLDEHQQRGTRRVERIAPEARRLLEAHTWAGNVRELRNVMEYAYVIGEGPVLRETDLPPEFSEARRAPADEPAPTAATLDARTVRDALARAGGNRTEAARLLGVSRVTLWRRLRAPGETAD; the protein is encoded by the coding sequence ATGGCCTCCTCCCGCGCCGCGTCCCCCGCCCGCCTCACGCTGTCCGCGCTCGACACGCTGACGGGGGCCGTGCTGCTCGTCGACACGGGCCGCAAGGTGCTGGCGGCCACGCCCGCGCTGGAGGCCCTGCTCGGCGGCCCCGTGACGGAGGGCACGCCCCTGTCCGAGCTGCTCGTCTTTCCACCTGGCGGCGAGCGGCAGGACCCGCTGCTCACCGACGGCCGGGACACGGTCGTCCGCCTCCGCGCGCGAGCCCAGGACGCGACGCAGAACCTGCGCGTGCGCGCGGTGGCGCTGACGCAGGCGGGCCGGACGCTGGGCTGGGCGCTGCTCGTGAGCCGCGAGGCCACCGCGGACGCCGAGGGCGCGGAGGTCTTCCACGGGCTGTGGACGCGCGACGCGCGGCTGCGGCGCGTCTTCCGCATCGTCGAGAAGGTGGCGCGCACGGAGTCGAGCGTCCTCGTGCGAGGCGAGTCCGGCACGGGCAAGGAGCACATCGCGCACGCGCTGCACGCGCTGTCTCCCCGGGGCAAGGGGCCGTTTCGCGCCATCAACTGCGCCGCGCTGCCGCCCAGCCTCCTGGAGAGCGAGCTGTTCGGCCACGTGCGCGGCGCCTTCACCGGCGCGGTGCGCGACAGCCCGGGCCACTTCCGGCTGGCGCATGGCGGTTCGCTCTTCCTCGACGAGGTGGCGGAGCTGCCCCTGGACCTCCAGGCGAAGATGTTGCGCGTGCTGGAGACGCGCACCGTCATCCCCGTGGGCGGCCGCGCGCCCGTGCCGGTGGACGTGCGCATCATCGCCGCCACGCACCGGGCGCTGCGGCGCGAGGTCGAGGCCGGCCGCTTCCGCGCGGACCTGATGTACCGGCTGCGCGTGGTGCCCATCTTCCTGCCCACCCTGCGCGAGCGCCGGGGCGACATCCTCCCGCTCGCGCGGCGCTTCCTCGACGAGCACCAGCAGCGCGGCACCCGGCGCGTGGAGCGCATCGCCCCGGAGGCCCGCCGCCTGCTCGAGGCCCACACCTGGGCCGGCAACGTGCGCGAGCTGCGCAACGTCATGGAGTACGCCTACGTCATCGGCGAGGGCCCCGTGCTGCGCGAGACGGACCTGCCCCCCGAGTTCTCCGAGGCCCGGCGCGCCCCCGCCGACGAGCCCGCCCCCACCGCCGCGACGCTCGACGCCAGGACGGTGCGCGACGCCCTGGCCCGCGCGGGCGGCAATCGCACGGAGGCCGCCCGCCTGCTCGGCGTCAGCCGCGTGACACTGTGGCGCCGCCTGCGCGCCCCGGGCGAAACGGCCGACTGA
- a CDS encoding NAD(P)/FAD-dependent oxidoreductase, protein MMSPSEDCGCQDPATTPMPAVAPVSERHRVLIIGGGTAGICVAARLARAGQKHVAILEPSERHYYQPLWTLVGAGEARAEDTIRDEADFIPRGVKWLKDAAEEIDPRRQEVRTRGGLRIGYDFLVVAPGIQLDWDKVAGLRDALETEHVSSNYDVKLAPKTWRMIQRFEGGTALFTHPATPVKCAGAPQKIMYLAADHFRRTGILGRSQVVFGSGAKAIFGVQPYAQVLEGVVKRYGIQTHFTHDLVAVDGARREAIFETTRDGRKTRVTMRYDLLHVTPPQSAPDFLKRGPLTSKDGACVGWVRADKHTLQHPEFPTVFALGDASDLPTSRTGAAIRKQAPVLVENLQAVMAGRAPTARYDGYASCPLTTGYGKLLLAEFDYDGKPTPSLPLIDTLQERRDMWLMKKYGLPQLYWKLMLRGRA, encoded by the coding sequence ATGATGAGCCCGAGCGAGGACTGTGGCTGTCAGGACCCGGCGACGACACCGATGCCCGCCGTGGCGCCGGTGAGCGAGCGCCACCGCGTGCTCATCATCGGCGGAGGCACCGCGGGCATCTGCGTGGCGGCGCGGCTGGCGCGGGCCGGGCAGAAGCACGTCGCCATCCTCGAGCCCTCCGAGCGCCACTACTACCAGCCCCTGTGGACGCTCGTGGGCGCGGGCGAGGCGCGCGCCGAGGACACCATCCGCGACGAGGCGGACTTCATCCCCCGGGGCGTGAAGTGGTTGAAGGACGCCGCCGAGGAGATCGACCCGCGCCGCCAGGAGGTCCGCACCCGGGGTGGCCTGCGCATCGGCTACGACTTCCTCGTCGTCGCCCCTGGCATCCAGCTCGACTGGGACAAGGTCGCCGGCCTGCGCGACGCCCTGGAGACCGAGCACGTCAGCAGCAACTACGACGTGAAGCTGGCGCCGAAGACGTGGCGGATGATTCAACGCTTCGAGGGCGGCACGGCGCTCTTCACGCACCCCGCCACGCCGGTGAAGTGCGCGGGCGCGCCGCAGAAAATCATGTACCTGGCCGCCGACCACTTCCGGCGCACCGGCATCCTGGGGCGCTCGCAGGTGGTGTTCGGCTCCGGCGCGAAGGCCATCTTCGGCGTGCAGCCCTACGCCCAGGTCCTCGAGGGCGTGGTGAAGCGCTACGGCATCCAGACGCACTTCACCCACGACCTGGTCGCCGTGGATGGCGCGCGCCGCGAGGCCATCTTCGAGACGACGCGGGATGGGCGGAAGACCCGCGTCACGATGCGCTACGACCTGCTCCACGTCACCCCGCCGCAGAGCGCCCCGGACTTCCTCAAGCGCGGCCCGCTCACGTCGAAGGACGGCGCGTGCGTGGGCTGGGTGCGCGCGGACAAGCACACGCTCCAGCACCCGGAGTTCCCCACCGTCTTCGCCCTGGGCGACGCGTCGGACCTGCCCACCAGCCGCACCGGCGCCGCCATCCGCAAGCAGGCCCCCGTCCTGGTGGAGAACCTCCAGGCCGTCATGGCCGGCCGCGCCCCCACCGCGCGGTATGACGGGTACGCGTCCTGCCCCCTCACCACCGGCTACGGCAAGCTGCTGCTCGCCGAGTTCGACTACGACGGGAAGCCCACCCCCAGCCTGCCGCTCATCGACACCCTCCAGGAGCGGCGGGACATGTGGCTGATGAAGAAGTACGGCCTGCCGCAGCTGTACTGGAAGCTGATGCTGCGCGGTCGCGCCTGA